One window from the genome of Anaerococcus sp. Marseille-Q7828 encodes:
- a CDS encoding metal-dependent transcriptional regulator, whose translation MTNLNPQKEDYLITIFKLMGEGEKVTNKSISTHLNLAPPSVTEMLKKLKKEGLVTDDKENQLTEEGIKVTKKLLSKHRLWEYFLENELGFSWKDIHPIASDLQSVTNDELLEKLNAYLGYPDYCPHGSIIFINNEETPDDFIKMSEAKTGKAYIIRRIRDDHDLLSYCENMEIGIGDKIKFLAYDKFDNTAIIIENDKEKRISPKACKDIYLKEID comes from the coding sequence ATGACCAATTTGAATCCACAGAAGGAAGACTACTTAATCACCATATTTAAGCTAATGGGTGAGGGAGAGAAGGTTACCAATAAATCAATATCAACCCACCTAAACCTAGCCCCACCTTCTGTTACAGAAATGCTAAAAAAATTGAAAAAAGAAGGCCTGGTAACAGATGATAAAGAAAATCAGCTGACAGAAGAAGGGATAAAAGTAACTAAAAAACTCCTATCCAAGCACAGACTCTGGGAATATTTCCTAGAAAATGAACTGGGATTTTCCTGGAAAGATATCCACCCAATAGCAAGTGACCTTCAATCAGTAACAAACGATGAACTTTTAGAAAAACTCAACGCCTACCTGGGATACCCAGACTACTGCCCTCATGGTTCTATAATATTTATAAATAATGAAGAAACTCCAGATGATTTTATAAAAATGTCAGAAGCTAAAACTGGCAAAGCCTATATCATCAGGAGAATAAGAGATGATCACGATTTGTTAAGTTATTGTGAGAATATGGAAATAGGAATAGGAGATAAAATAAAATTTCTAGCCTATGACAAATTTGACAACACAGCTATAATTATAGAAAATGACAAAGAAAAAAGAATCTCTCCAAAGGCTTGTAAGGATATATACTTAAAAGAAATAGATTAG
- a CDS encoding zinc ABC transporter substrate-binding protein, which translates to MINKIILLILTLTSLTACGNANQAVNTNDKENADVSQSVESENKEHVDKDDSKEKSVGENDKDTDDNKKTITVTTTFIEDMVHELIGNDKANIELIIPAGEDPHIYVPKPEDFNKITEADLVLYHGIHFEGKMVDALEGVGYAVTETFDKNDIGEMEDAEDDSSMVEDPHFWFDLDLYAEAFKNAANKLKELYADDSEMIGLIDENLDKYLNELEDLDAYITDRIEEIPAGQRYLITPHDAFNYFARSYDMEVLAPQGVSTDSEVANKDLESTADFIADKKVKAIFAESTTNPERMEKLKDIVKSKGFETEVISGHGKELLSDSLADPGEAGDNFIDMYKHNVDLIVDNLK; encoded by the coding sequence ATGATAAATAAAATTATATTATTAATACTAACATTAACGTCACTAACAGCTTGTGGAAATGCTAATCAAGCGGTAAATACTAACGATAAAGAGAATGCTGATGTTAGCCAAAGTGTAGAAAGTGAAAATAAAGAGCATGTAGATAAAGATGATAGTAAAGAAAAATCTGTTGGAGAAAATGATAAAGATACTGATGATAATAAAAAAACTATCACAGTTACAACAACTTTTATAGAAGATATGGTCCATGAGCTAATTGGAAACGATAAAGCAAATATTGAACTAATAATCCCAGCCGGTGAGGACCCACATATTTACGTACCAAAGCCAGAAGATTTCAACAAGATTACAGAAGCAGATCTAGTTTTATACCATGGTATCCACTTTGAAGGAAAGATGGTAGATGCCTTAGAAGGGGTAGGCTATGCTGTAACTGAAACTTTTGACAAAAATGATATAGGTGAAATGGAAGATGCAGAAGATGATTCTAGTATGGTAGAAGACCCTCATTTCTGGTTTGACCTAGACCTTTATGCTGAGGCTTTTAAAAATGCAGCAAACAAACTAAAAGAACTTTATGCTGATGATAGTGAAATGATTGGCCTAATCGATGAAAATCTTGATAAATACCTAAATGAGTTAGAAGATCTGGACGCGTATATAACTGACAGAATAGAAGAAATACCTGCTGGTCAAAGGTATCTAATCACCCCACATGATGCCTTCAACTACTTTGCTAGAAGCTACGATATGGAAGTTTTGGCTCCTCAAGGGGTCAGTACAGATTCAGAAGTAGCCAACAAAGACCTAGAAAGTACAGCAGACTTCATCGCCGATAAGAAAGTCAAAGCTATATTTGCAGAATCAACTACCAATCCTGAAAGAATGGAAAAACTTAAAGATATTGTAAAATCTAAGGGTTTTGAAACCGAAGTAATAAGTGGACATGGCAAAGAACTTTTATCAGATTCCCTAGCAGATCCAGGTGAAGCTGGCGACAATTTTATAGATATGTACAAACACAATGTCGACCTCATTGTAGATAATCTAAAGTAG
- a CDS encoding DUF819 family protein: protein MTNTLISPDNIWMIWAVLLIIVVLAMTIEKKYKWGKVLTGAVIALIFAVILTNLKVLPMESTVYDTVWDYAIPLSIPMLLFRSNMRKIFKESGKMLLLFTIGSIGTVLGAFLAFGLLKNAIPNLGSVAGMMTGSYIGGGVNFVALSQVFDLDKTMVSATTVADNFNMAIYFVILSALPNIGFFRKNFIQSEASNEHKDEFNKKTYISTFDLAIIFATSAAIVAVSNVIAGFFAAKIPTTNAFSLLLNQLFGNPYLIITTLTMILTTTFPKYFEKISGAEEVGSFLIYIFFVVIGVPASIPLIIKTAPLLLVFCFIMVVVNMLMVLLGSKLLKVSLQEAIIASNANIGGPSTAAAMAISKGWYHLIGPGIFAGLFGYIIGNYLGTIVGNVLM from the coding sequence ATGACTAATACTTTGATAAGTCCAGACAATATTTGGATGATTTGGGCGGTTTTATTAATTATTGTTGTCCTTGCTATGACAATCGAGAAAAAATATAAGTGGGGGAAAGTTTTAACTGGGGCAGTTATTGCTCTGATTTTTGCTGTGATTCTCACCAACTTGAAGGTTTTGCCTATGGAGTCAACAGTTTATGACACTGTTTGGGACTATGCTATTCCACTTTCTATTCCTATGCTCTTATTTAGGTCAAATATGAGAAAGATTTTTAAGGAATCTGGCAAAATGCTCTTACTTTTTACCATTGGTTCAATAGGAACTGTGCTTGGAGCCTTTCTTGCCTTTGGATTACTCAAAAATGCCATTCCAAACTTAGGAAGCGTCGCTGGAATGATGACTGGATCATACATTGGTGGAGGAGTCAATTTTGTAGCTTTAAGCCAAGTCTTTGACCTTGATAAGACCATGGTTTCAGCAACTACTGTAGCTGACAATTTCAATATGGCTATTTATTTTGTAATCCTATCAGCTTTGCCAAATATAGGATTTTTTAGGAAAAATTTCATCCAATCAGAAGCAAGTAACGAACACAAGGATGAATTTAACAAGAAAACCTATATATCAACCTTTGATTTGGCAATAATATTTGCAACATCTGCTGCTATAGTTGCAGTGAGTAATGTTATTGCAGGATTCTTTGCAGCAAAAATACCAACAACAAACGCCTTTAGCCTCTTGTTGAATCAACTTTTTGGCAATCCATACCTTATAATAACAACATTAACTATGATACTTACCACAACTTTTCCAAAATATTTTGAAAAGATAAGCGGAGCCGAAGAAGTTGGTTCATTTTTGATTTATATTTTCTTTGTAGTAATAGGAGTGCCAGCAAGCATACCACTTATCATAAAAACAGCACCACTACTTTTAGTATTTTGCTTTATAATGGTAGTAGTAAATATGCTTATGGTTTTATTGGGATCAAAACTATTGAAAGTATCCCTACAAGAAGCAATCATAGCATCCAACGCAAATATAGGAGGTCCATCAACAGCTGCAGCCATGGCCATATCAAAAGGCTGGTACCATCTGATAGGCCCAGGAATATTCGCAGGCCTCTTTGGCTATATAATAGGGAATTATCTAGGAACAATAGTAGGAAATGTACTAATGTAA
- a CDS encoding TIGR01212 family radical SAM protein (This family includes YhcC from E. coli K-12, an uncharacterized radical SAM protein.), translated as MELNRKRYNDLDTYYKIKYGMKIIKLPLDGGFTCPNRDGTLSSRGCIYCSDAGAGEWTYRSVGDIKEQIAYQKKILSKPGRAEGYIAYFQNFTNTYGELGKMRQMFYAAIDEDDIVGLSIATRADCLPYEVLNLLEELNENTDLTIELGMQSVNDNTLKFINRGYSHQEFDNGVQKLAYLGIEMVAHIIVGLVGEDIDDYLRDISYINYRGIEGVKIHNLYIENNTYLKSYYEKNNITYDMTKDDYANIVVTMLRHLNPKVVVNRLTGDGIGENIAYPRWSKNKGAVLSTIDKIMKDGDFRQGDLWKEN; from the coding sequence ATGGAACTTAACAGAAAACGCTACAATGATTTAGATACTTATTATAAAATCAAATATGGAATGAAGATTATAAAGTTGCCCCTAGATGGTGGTTTTACTTGCCCCAACCGTGATGGAACTTTATCGTCACGTGGCTGCATATATTGTTCTGATGCTGGAGCTGGAGAGTGGACTTATAGGTCTGTTGGAGATATCAAAGAGCAAATTGCCTATCAGAAGAAAATCTTATCAAAGCCTGGTCGTGCGGAAGGATATATCGCTTATTTTCAAAACTTCACTAACACCTATGGAGAACTAGGAAAAATGCGTCAGATGTTTTATGCTGCCATAGATGAAGATGACATAGTTGGTCTATCTATTGCAACTCGTGCCGATTGCCTGCCATATGAAGTATTAAATTTGCTTGAAGAATTAAATGAAAACACAGATTTAACCATAGAACTTGGCATGCAAAGTGTCAATGATAACACATTGAAATTCATCAATCGTGGATATTCTCATCAAGAATTTGATAATGGCGTTCAAAAACTTGCTTATTTGGGTATAGAAATGGTAGCTCATATTATAGTGGGATTAGTTGGAGAAGATATTGATGACTATCTGAGAGATATATCCTACATAAACTATCGTGGGATAGAAGGAGTAAAAATCCACAATCTTTATATAGAAAATAATACTTATCTAAAATCCTACTATGAAAAAAATAATATAACTTATGATATGACCAAGGATGACTATGCAAATATAGTAGTAACTATGCTCCGTCATCTAAATCCTAAAGTTGTCGTAAATAGGCTTACAGGAGATGGGATTGGTGAAAATATAGCTTATCCAAGATGGTCAAAAAATAAGGGAGCAGTACTATCGACAATCGATAAAATAATGAAAGATGGAGATTTTAGACAGGGGGACCTATGGAAAGAAAATTAG
- a CDS encoding ABC transporter ATP-binding protein gives MEYAIKVKDLNVSYGDNLVLEKVNLQIPINTRTAIIGANGAGKSTLIKAILNLIKKDRGEVKIFGKPLEEVKTNIAYVPQKDSVNWNFPTTVYDVVMMGRYPYIKKFSSPSDRDKDKVQAALNEMGIRDLSDRQINNLSGGQKQRVFLARALAQDVDLYILDEPLTGVDIKTEDIIADEFKRLEDLGKTVIAVHHNIYTLDKYFDNVVVLNKDVKYSGSLYKDDIDVEINKGFRG, from the coding sequence ATGGAATATGCAATTAAAGTTAAGGACTTAAATGTCTCATACGGGGATAATTTAGTCTTAGAAAAAGTAAATTTACAAATTCCAATTAACACTAGAACAGCCATCATTGGAGCCAACGGGGCAGGCAAATCTACTCTAATCAAGGCGATTTTAAACTTAATCAAAAAAGATAGGGGAGAAGTAAAGATTTTTGGCAAGCCCTTAGAGGAAGTCAAGACCAATATAGCCTATGTACCCCAAAAAGATAGTGTCAATTGGAATTTTCCTACCACAGTTTATGATGTAGTCATGATGGGCCGCTACCCTTATATAAAAAAATTCAGCTCTCCCTCTGATAGAGACAAGGACAAGGTACAGGCCGCCCTTAATGAAATGGGCATCAGAGATTTGTCAGATAGGCAGATCAACAACCTATCTGGCGGGCAAAAGCAGAGGGTCTTTCTGGCCCGTGCCCTTGCCCAAGATGTCGACTTATATATATTAGATGAACCACTAACGGGCGTTGATATAAAAACTGAGGACATCATAGCCGATGAGTTTAAGAGATTGGAGGACTTAGGCAAGACTGTTATAGCTGTCCACCACAATATTTACACCTTGGATAAGTATTTTGATAATGTAGTTGTCCTAAACAAGGATGTCAAATATTCTGGTAGCTTATACAAAGATGATATAGATGTTGAAATTAACAAGGGCTTTAGGGGGTAG
- a CDS encoding isochorismatase family protein, with protein MERKLASKYYINSLEGDKYSKKDQTILLVVDEQPKLMKTMENGELTVLNTLVLIKAFKEYQMPILATEQYPKGLGKSDQRLLEEIPEDKIFEKTIFDAATPEVLDFIKENNITNVVVVGAEGHVCVYQTVRTLLDLGLNVFFVKDAISSYTEELKETSANLLGQMGAAVVNTEMLLFDIAYDSKDSHFKVISNLVKEMRARD; from the coding sequence ATGGAAAGAAAATTAGCAAGCAAATATTATATAAATTCACTAGAAGGCGACAAATACTCAAAGAAAGATCAGACCATACTTTTGGTAGTTGACGAGCAACCAAAACTAATGAAAACCATGGAAAATGGCGAGCTTACTGTATTAAACACCTTGGTTTTGATAAAGGCGTTCAAAGAATATCAAATGCCAATTCTTGCAACAGAACAATATCCAAAGGGTCTGGGCAAATCTGACCAAAGATTACTAGAAGAAATTCCAGAAGATAAGATATTTGAAAAGACAATATTTGATGCGGCAACACCAGAAGTTCTAGACTTCATAAAAGAAAATAATATTACAAATGTTGTAGTGGTAGGAGCAGAAGGCCATGTTTGTGTTTACCAAACAGTGAGAACTCTCCTAGATTTGGGGCTAAATGTATTTTTTGTAAAAGATGCTATTAGCTCATATACAGAAGAACTAAAAGAAACTTCTGCCAATCTACTAGGTCAAATGGGAGCAGCAGTAGTAAATACAGAAATGCTATTATTTGACATAGCCTACGATTCCAAAGACAGCCACTTCAAAGTCATATCAAATCTTGTCAAAGAAATGAGAGCAAGAGACTAA
- a CDS encoding metal ABC transporter permease, which produces MRELLSMYSFQIVLIGTVLLAIVASIIGTINVYKNQSLIGDALGHSTLPGIVLAFMITRQRDPAILLIGAMATAALSYFLIHYCTKNSKIGADANMAIFLSGFFGLGLVLKSFIQGNPSYSGSARAGLDNYIFGQAAYLLRRDIDLLLIATIICLVIVAINFRDIKAYLFDNEFSYMIGVKQKLLDYLILFMTILVIGVGIKAVGVILISSLLIIPTITASYLTNEFMGVMALSALLSTIASLAGCVISTIFPGFSTGPTIILFQGMIALLVIVITKITQKGARI; this is translated from the coding sequence ATGAGAGAATTATTATCGATGTATTCTTTTCAAATAGTCCTTATAGGAACAGTTTTGCTTGCTATAGTAGCTAGCATAATTGGTACTATCAATGTCTATAAAAACCAATCCCTAATAGGAGATGCCCTAGGCCACTCAACTCTACCTGGCATAGTCCTTGCCTTTATGATAACACGCCAAAGAGACCCAGCTATTTTGCTTATAGGAGCTATGGCAACAGCAGCCCTATCGTATTTTTTGATCCACTATTGCACAAAAAACAGCAAGATAGGAGCAGATGCCAATATGGCAATATTCTTATCTGGATTTTTTGGTCTAGGACTAGTCTTAAAGTCCTTTATCCAAGGCAATCCCAGCTATAGTGGCTCAGCTAGAGCAGGACTAGATAACTATATATTTGGCCAAGCAGCTTATCTACTAAGGCGTGACATAGACTTATTACTTATAGCCACAATCATATGTCTAGTAATAGTTGCTATAAACTTTAGAGATATAAAAGCTTATTTATTTGATAATGAGTTTTCCTATATGATAGGAGTTAAACAAAAATTATTAGATTACTTGATATTATTTATGACAATACTTGTGATAGGGGTTGGCATTAAGGCAGTGGGGGTAATCCTCATTAGTTCACTACTTATAATCCCAACTATTACAGCAAGTTATTTAACCAATGAATTTATGGGAGTAATGGCCCTATCAGCTCTTTTATCAACGATTGCTTCCCTTGCAGGTTGTGTAATCTCTACCATCTTTCCTGGATTTTCAACAGGACCTACTATAATCTTGTTTCAGGGAATGATTGCGCTACTTGTTATAGTTATTACAAAAATCACTCAGAAAGGAGCGAGAATATGA
- a CDS encoding metal ABC transporter permease — MTNSLIVLILTAISCSLLGVFLVLRNLSMLTDAISHTVLLGIVLAFFIVQDLDSPVLIVGASLMGLLTVYLIETIGNKGISKYDDAIGMVFPVLFALAVILISKFFRNVHLDLDVVLMGEVLFSSLVKTTVFGIEISKAVLYGLILLALILVFIISQYKKLKISTFDREFAYLIGIPTTAIFYLLMTLTSVAAVVSFDSVGAILVISFFIAPSATALAFAKSLKTSLLSTALIATINSIVGFALALKLNVSIAGAVATCNMLIYLAMLILKKYTSNKASNKDDDKEKARDDQFESTEGRLLNHHI; from the coding sequence ATGACAAATTCCCTTATAGTTTTAATATTAACAGCAATTTCTTGCTCTCTGCTGGGTGTTTTTCTAGTCCTTAGAAATTTATCGATGCTAACAGATGCCATCAGCCACACAGTACTTTTGGGCATAGTCTTAGCATTTTTTATAGTACAAGACTTAGATAGTCCAGTTTTAATAGTTGGGGCATCACTGATGGGACTTTTGACAGTGTATTTAATAGAAACAATAGGTAACAAAGGAATTAGTAAATATGACGATGCCATAGGCATGGTATTTCCAGTACTTTTTGCTCTAGCTGTCATACTTATCAGCAAATTTTTTAGAAATGTCCATTTGGACTTAGATGTGGTTTTGATGGGAGAAGTCTTGTTTTCTTCACTTGTTAAAACTACTGTCTTTGGGATTGAAATTTCTAAAGCAGTTTTATACGGGCTTATCCTCTTGGCTTTAATCTTAGTATTTATCATAAGTCAATACAAAAAGCTTAAGATTTCGACCTTCGATAGGGAATTTGCCTATCTAATAGGAATACCTACAACAGCTATTTTCTATCTTTTGATGACTTTGACATCAGTAGCGGCGGTTGTGTCCTTCGATAGTGTAGGTGCTATACTTGTGATTTCATTTTTTATAGCCCCATCTGCCACAGCCCTAGCTTTTGCCAAGAGCCTTAAAACAAGCCTCCTATCGACAGCCCTAATAGCAACTATAAATTCAATAGTCGGTTTTGCCCTAGCCCTTAAGCTAAATGTTTCAATTGCTGGGGCGGTTGCAACTTGTAATATGCTTATTTATCTAGCTATGCTTATCCTAAAGAAGTATACTTCTAATAAAGCAAGCAACAAAGATGATGATAAGGAAAAAGCAAGAGATGACCAATTTGAATCCACAGAAGGAAGACTACTTAATCACCATATTTAA
- the ald gene encoding alanine dehydrogenase, which yields MIIGIPKEIKDQENRVAIIPGAVTELSKKNEVFIEKGAGLGSGITDEDYIEAGASILDTAKEVWEKADMIYKVKEPLEEEYQYFREGLIIYTYLHLASNLELAKKMVDTGVIGIGYETVQLEDRSLPLLRPMSEIAGRMAVQEGASYLTKPNGGRGILLQGVPGVRPAHVVIVGAGVVGTGATRIAVGMGARVTVLDVNINALTAITNIFPDKVETLYSNPLNIEESLKTADLVISTVLIPGRKAPQLIKEDMVKQMKEGSVIVDVAIDQGGSTDLTKGHPTTHTEPTFVKYDVIHYAVANIPGAVAMTSTYALSNATTRYAKAIADMGLEAACQRFPELESGINTYKGHVTYQPVAEDLELEYKQLDFAE from the coding sequence ATGATAATCGGAATTCCAAAAGAGATAAAAGACCAAGAAAATAGGGTTGCAATAATCCCTGGAGCAGTAACAGAACTTAGCAAGAAAAATGAAGTATTTATAGAAAAAGGAGCTGGCCTTGGATCAGGCATAACAGATGAAGATTACATAGAAGCAGGAGCTAGTATCCTAGATACAGCAAAAGAAGTCTGGGAAAAAGCTGATATGATTTATAAAGTAAAAGAACCTCTAGAAGAAGAATACCAATATTTTAGAGAAGGATTAATCATCTATACCTACCTTCACCTAGCAAGCAACTTAGAACTGGCAAAAAAAATGGTAGATACAGGAGTAATAGGCATAGGTTATGAAACTGTACAATTAGAAGATAGAAGCCTTCCACTACTTCGTCCAATGTCTGAAATAGCAGGACGTATGGCAGTCCAAGAAGGAGCATCATACCTAACCAAACCAAACGGTGGGCGAGGAATACTTCTTCAAGGTGTACCAGGAGTAAGACCAGCTCATGTTGTAATAGTCGGTGCTGGTGTAGTAGGAACAGGAGCAACAAGAATAGCAGTAGGAATGGGAGCAAGGGTAACAGTCCTAGATGTAAACATTAATGCCCTAACAGCAATAACAAATATATTCCCAGATAAAGTTGAGACACTTTACTCAAACCCACTAAACATAGAAGAAAGCTTAAAAACAGCAGACCTTGTTATATCAACAGTACTAATCCCAGGAAGAAAAGCACCACAGCTAATCAAAGAAGACATGGTAAAACAAATGAAAGAAGGATCTGTAATAGTTGATGTGGCAATAGACCAAGGTGGATCAACAGACTTAACCAAAGGCCACCCAACAACACATACAGAACCAACATTTGTAAAATATGATGTAATACACTATGCTGTAGCAAACATCCCAGGAGCAGTAGCGATGACATCTACTTACGCCCTATCAAATGCAACAACAAGATATGCAAAAGCAATAGCAGACATGGGCTTAGAAGCAGCATGTCAAAGATTCCCAGAGCTTGAAAGTGGAATAAATACCTACAAAGGACATGTAACCTACCAACCAGTTGCAGAAGACTTAGAACTTGAATATAAACAATTAGATTTTGCTGAGTAA